One genomic region from Ornithinimicrobium flavum encodes:
- a CDS encoding alpha-amylase family glycosyl hydrolase, protein MDPVLGGTEALLRLQRAAHDRGLRVMGDITLNHTGDAHEWYVAARQDPDGPYGGWYVRDPRTPGEWVTWLGVESLPKLDHRNPALRAALTEGPDSVIERWLGPGKGLDAWRVDVANMTGRYKETDLSHEVARETRAAVDRATGGEGLLVAEHTHDHSRDALGDGWHGVMNYSGFTRPLWTWLRAVGFAPKFLGSPLRAPRLGADLVADTIRQFSALVPWRSLVHSMTLVGSHDTTRVRTLVGDDLDHVKVAAGLLLTVPGIPMITYGDEIGMRGDFGEHGRRPMPWGSTDPDLWDENLLAHYRALVALRRSSPALSSGSMRWLHAEGDAMVFVREHPEQSALVHVARAAHAPVEVPWASVPGAAAGAAAHGGGVTVGETGLVVGADGPGVQVWTWTTAAPAWQPVPEDFRGGW, encoded by the coding sequence GTGGACCCCGTGCTGGGTGGGACGGAGGCGCTGCTGCGCCTGCAGCGGGCCGCGCACGACCGCGGGCTGCGGGTGATGGGCGACATCACCCTCAACCACACCGGCGACGCCCACGAGTGGTATGTCGCAGCCCGGCAGGACCCGGACGGTCCCTACGGCGGGTGGTACGTGCGGGACCCCAGGACGCCGGGGGAGTGGGTCACCTGGCTGGGGGTGGAGAGCCTGCCCAAGCTGGACCACCGCAACCCCGCCCTGCGCGCGGCCCTCACCGAGGGGCCCGACTCGGTCATCGAGCGGTGGCTCGGCCCCGGGAAGGGCCTGGACGCCTGGCGCGTGGACGTGGCCAACATGACGGGGCGCTACAAGGAGACCGACCTGTCGCACGAGGTGGCGCGCGAGACCCGCGCGGCCGTCGACCGCGCGACCGGTGGCGAGGGCCTCCTGGTCGCCGAGCACACCCACGACCACAGCCGGGACGCGCTCGGCGACGGCTGGCACGGGGTGATGAACTACTCCGGCTTCACCCGGCCGCTGTGGACGTGGCTGCGGGCGGTCGGCTTCGCCCCCAAGTTCCTCGGCAGCCCGCTGCGCGCGCCGCGGCTGGGCGCGGACCTGGTGGCGGACACGATCCGGCAGTTCTCGGCGCTGGTGCCGTGGCGCTCGCTGGTCCACAGCATGACCCTCGTCGGCTCGCACGACACGACCCGGGTGCGCACCCTCGTCGGGGACGACCTCGACCACGTCAAGGTGGCCGCCGGCCTGCTGCTCACCGTGCCGGGCATCCCGATGATCACCTACGGGGACGAGATCGGGATGCGCGGTGACTTCGGCGAGCACGGACGCCGGCCGATGCCGTGGGGCAGCACCGACCCCGACCTGTGGGACGAGAACCTCCTGGCGCACTACCGTGCCCTCGTCGCGCTGCGCCGCTCCAGCCCGGCGCTGTCCTCCGGGAGCATGCGGTGGCTCCACGCCGAGGGTGACGCCATGGTCTTCGTGCGGGAGCACCCCGAGCAGTCGGCCCTGGTCCACGTCGCGCGCGCGGCCCACGCCCCGGTCGAGGTCCCGTGGGCCTCGGTCCCCGGTGCGGCAGCCGGGGCCGCGGCCCACGGCGGGGGCGTCACCGTGGGGGAGACCGGGCTGGTGGTCGGCGCAGACGGGCCCGGCGTGCAGGTGTGGACCTGGACGACGGCGGCTCCGGCCTGGCAGCCGGTGCCCGAGGACTTCCGGGGTGGCTGGTGA
- a CDS encoding LacI family DNA-binding transcriptional regulator has translation MAGDDLEPGAPTPVPPAAGRSRLADLAAYAGVSEATVSRVLNDRPGVAAGTRQAVITALDVLGYDRPSKLQRSSAGLVGLVVPELTNPVFPVFAQQIETPLAAAGYTPVLCTQTPGGVHEDEYVRMLLDRGVSAIVFVSGQHADTRAGIERYTRLRERGLPIVLVNGWREGIDASFISHDDVTAMHLAVRHLRELGHERIGFATGPERYVPVQRRIEGFTAAMADLPGDPADLVATTIFTLEGGGAAARMLVERGATAIVCGSDVMALGAIRAARQLGLSVPEDLSVVGSDDATFMGFVDPPLTTIRMDVDGMAEAAVAAVLEEVGGGTGEHREYLFEPELILRRSTGVRQAAGATV, from the coding sequence GTGGCTGGTGACGACCTCGAACCCGGCGCCCCCACGCCGGTCCCCCCCGCGGCCGGCCGCAGCCGGCTGGCCGACCTGGCCGCCTACGCCGGCGTCAGCGAGGCCACCGTGAGTCGGGTCCTCAACGACCGTCCGGGGGTCGCCGCCGGCACCCGGCAGGCGGTCATCACCGCGCTGGACGTGCTCGGCTACGACCGGCCCAGCAAGCTGCAGCGCTCCAGCGCGGGGCTGGTCGGGCTCGTCGTGCCGGAGCTGACCAACCCGGTCTTCCCCGTCTTCGCCCAGCAGATCGAGACGCCGCTCGCGGCCGCCGGCTACACCCCCGTGCTGTGCACCCAGACGCCCGGCGGGGTGCACGAGGACGAGTACGTGAGGATGCTGCTGGACCGGGGCGTCTCCGCCATCGTCTTCGTCAGCGGGCAGCACGCCGACACCCGGGCGGGGATCGAGCGCTACACCCGCCTGCGCGAGCGCGGACTGCCGATCGTCCTGGTCAACGGCTGGCGCGAGGGGATCGACGCCTCCTTCATCAGCCACGACGACGTCACCGCGATGCACCTGGCGGTGAGGCACCTGCGGGAGCTTGGGCACGAGCGGATCGGCTTCGCGACCGGCCCGGAGCGCTACGTCCCCGTGCAGCGCCGGATCGAGGGCTTCACGGCGGCGATGGCCGACCTGCCCGGTGACCCGGCCGACCTCGTGGCGACCACCATCTTCACGCTTGAGGGCGGCGGCGCGGCCGCCCGGATGCTGGTGGAGCGGGGGGCGACCGCGATCGTGTGCGGCTCGGACGTCATGGCCCTGGGCGCGATCCGGGCGGCTCGTCAGCTGGGGCTGAGCGTGCCGGAGGACCTGTCGGTCGTGGGCAGCGACGACGCGACGTTCATGGGGTTCGTCGACCCGCCGCTGACGACGATCCGGATGGACGTCGACGGCATGGCCGAGGCCGCAGTGGCGGCGGTGCTCGAGGAGGTCGGGGGAGGGACCGGCGAGCACCGGGAGTACCTCTTCGAGCCCGAGCTCATCCTGCGCCGCTCGACGGGGGTCCGGCAGGCCGCGGGGGCGACCGTCTGA
- the otsB gene encoding trehalose-phosphatase, giving the protein MSALDPDLRSALATFAGHPRVLVATDFDGVLAPLVLDPLDSRPVEGGMPALEGLAALPGVTVALVSGRALEPLRTLSGARDPLVLVGSHGAEDSRREGGLALDEEQKALLETLSGELETLAAGHPGVRVEVKPAARVVHTRGLAPEVGGPALEAALALGQRHPSLVVTPGKEVVELAVSHVGKGPALVALADEVGADATLYLGDDVTDEQGFAALADDPDRARAARRLTVRVGDGQTVAQHRIPDEHAVVELLETLLAARREAGPAR; this is encoded by the coding sequence ATGAGCGCGCTCGACCCCGACCTGCGGAGCGCGCTGGCCACCTTCGCCGGCCACCCCCGCGTCCTGGTCGCCACCGACTTCGACGGGGTCCTGGCCCCGCTCGTGCTCGACCCCCTGGACTCCCGCCCCGTGGAGGGGGGTATGCCGGCGCTCGAGGGCCTTGCCGCCCTCCCCGGGGTCACGGTGGCGCTCGTGAGCGGCCGGGCCCTGGAGCCGCTGCGGACGCTCTCGGGCGCGCGGGACCCGCTCGTCCTCGTCGGCAGCCACGGCGCGGAGGACTCGCGGCGGGAGGGCGGTTTGGCCCTGGACGAGGAGCAGAAGGCACTGCTGGAGACCCTGTCCGGGGAGCTGGAGACCCTGGCGGCCGGCCACCCGGGCGTGCGCGTGGAGGTCAAGCCCGCCGCGCGGGTGGTGCACACCCGGGGCCTGGCCCCCGAGGTGGGTGGTCCGGCCCTGGAGGCGGCGCTCGCCCTGGGCCAGCGGCACCCCTCCTTGGTGGTGACGCCGGGCAAGGAGGTGGTCGAGCTCGCCGTCTCCCACGTGGGCAAGGGCCCGGCCCTGGTGGCGCTCGCCGACGAGGTGGGCGCGGACGCGACCCTCTACCTCGGCGACGACGTCACCGACGAGCAGGGCTTCGCCGCCCTGGCCGACGACCCGGACCGGGCGCGGGCCGCCCGCCGGCTTACCGTGCGCGTGGGTGACGGGCAGACTGTGGCGCAGCACCGCATACCGGATGAGCACGCGGTCGTCGAGCTCCTGGAGACGCTGCTGGCGGCCCGGCGCGAGGCCGGGCCGGCCCGCTGA